ATGGAAGAGTTAAGACCCTACTTAGTGGATAGACTTACTCTCTCATTAATTAATACTCGACAACTTGATGCTAAAGATTTTGTAATTAAAGAATCCGGTGGCGTGTTGCTGACAGATGATGGTAGGAAAAAAGTCATTGATGCATGGCAAACCAGAAAACAACAACAAATAATGCACCCGTATTTTCAAGAAAGAATAGCAATAGGTTTACTGCCTTATGCGCAAGCTATGCTTCTAGCGAGATGTATTCGCGGTGATATTGAGGCTTATCCTCCATTTTTAATTAAATGAGGCTGATATAGTATGCTTGTGTTAGTAACTTATGATGTTAACACTGAAAATGCAGAAGGACGAAGAAGACTAAGACTTGTTGCCAAAACATGCGTTGATTTTGGACAACGAGTGCAAAATTCAGTCTTTGAATGCTTGGTGGATCCGGTGCAATTTGCACAGCTTAGGAAAAGGTTAGAATCAATTATTGATCAGGAAAAAGATAGCCTACGTTACTACTATCTAGGTAGCAATTGGAAACGCAGAGTTGAACATATTGGTGCAAAAGATACATTTGATCCGGAAGGAACTTTGACAATATAAATAGTGCGAACCATAAGTGAACATGAAAACCTTAGGTGACTCGCACTAGGCTTTGGGAACAGATTATAAGCGGACTTAACAAAGGAAGTAATGGAATTCTAAAGCATAGAATGTGGTTCGCACAAACTGCACATGAAACAAGCTTTACGAAAGGATTTAAAGACCCTACGGTCGCACCCCTCGCGGGTGCGTGGATTGAAACTGGGGCGAAGGTTACGTAATAACCAGCCTGCTCGTCGTCGCACCCCTCGCGGGTGCGTGGATTGAAACGCCGCTGTTGCTGGCATGAGCGCGGAACAGTTTGCTCGTCGCACCCCTCGCGGGTGCGTGGATTGAAACACCGGCACACCATCGATGTAGTAGTCAGTCTCATGAGTCGCACCCCTCGCGGGTGCGTGGATTGAAACAACGATAAGTTAGACCAGTTAGACGAGCCAATGAGCAGGTCGCACCCCTCGCGGGTATATAGGTTAAGATCTGGGATATTGCTCCAAAAAAATTCAAAATCATTTCGCATCTCGTGCAGACATGATCTAGTTTTAAAAGGTGTATACAAATGCATTACGAATAATATACAGGGAGTCATGGGGAAGGGGCTGTGCAATGAGAGCAAAAGCGAGTGTAGCAGTATTAGTCATCTGTATGCTCTTCTTTTCGGGATGTTTAGTCAAAACACCGAGCTCGGATGAGGATATTGTCATCGAAGAAGTTCGTGCTTTTCCTGGAGCTGAAGGCTTTGGGGCTGATGCCACTGGAGGAAGGGGCGGTAAGGTCTATATTGTCACCAGCTTAAACGATAGCGGACCGGGCAGCCTGCGGGAAGCCGTGGAAGCCCGTGGTCCCAGAATAGTTGTTTTTGACGTGTCGGGGATAATCGAGCTGAGATCTCCTTTGCGAATCAGAAACGGTGATCTAACCATAGCTGGACAGACCTCTCCCGAAGGGGTTACCCTTACCAATTACAGCTTTGAAGTGCGGGCAGAGAACGTGATTATCAGGCACTTAAGGATTAGGTTAGGGGATGCGAAGCGTCAGGAAGTTGATGCGGTGCTGATCCGCGATTCCAAAAATGTGATTCTTGATCACATTACTGCCAGCTGGGGAGTGGATGAGACTCTTTCCATCGTTGACAGCGATCTAGTTACTGTCCAGTGGAGTATAGTCAGTGAAGCTCTCAATAACTCCTTCCACTCTAAAGGTGCTCACGGTTACGGGTCGTTGATTCGCGGCAAAGCTGGGGAGCGAATCTCCATCCACCACAACCTCTATGCTCACAACCGGGGAAGGAATCCCCGCCCTGGGAATTATACAAACCGCTTTGCTGATCCGGTAGGATTGCTGGTGGATTTCCGCAACAATGTAATCTATAACTGGGGTGGTGGAAGTGCAGGCAATAATGAGGATGAAGACACCATCACCAAATACAACTTTATCGGCAACTACTATAAACGTGGTCCCAATTCATCAAAAACCAGCATCGCTTTTCAGGAAAATGCTCCATATGCTCAGGCCTATTGGGAGGGCAATGCTATGAACGGCTCTGTGCCCTCTGATCAATGGTCACTGGTAGCCGGCAGAGGTGTCTCATCGCCGACCTATATCAAGCATGATTTGCCACTTCCTGTTGAGCCGGTCACCACCCATACAGCCCACGAAGCTTATGATTTAGTCCTTGCGGGCGCCGGAGCTTTTCCCAGGGATGCCATTGATTACCGGGTGGTAGACAGTGTTCACAGAAGTTCCGGGAGAATTATTGATAAGCCCACTGATGTGGTTTCCAAATGGCCGCAGGTCCAGCCGGTAAAAAGCCGGGTTCTAGACTTTGACCGGACAGATAAAAATTCTAACGGCATTCCCGATTGGTGGGAAAAAGAACATGGCGTAAAAAACGGAAACCATAACCAAGTCATGAAAAGCGGTTATTCAGCGATTGAAGAATACATCAATTGGGTTGCCGATGAACTTCTTAAATAAAGCGAAACTGCGAAGATGGAGAAACTCCATGCTTCGCAGTTTTGGTGTTAGTTCGATTCCAATACAGCAAACCCCACAGTTCCCGGACCGGTGTGGACACCAATCACCGGGCTGACCGATGAGGTAATCAATTCCTTCACATTTGCCAGCTGGCCGATCTGCTTAATGATATAAGCAGCTTCTTCTTGAGCGCCGCCATAGCAGACAGCGATTTGGCTGGCCGCTTTAGAGATATGCTCCTTGGCGATTCCCACTAAGCGGTCTAAGGCCTGCTTCTTACCGCGCACCTTGGCAAAAGTAGTGTAGATGCCTTCTTTGTTAACTGTAATAATTGGTTTTAACTGCAGCAGTTCACCAATTGTACCCGAGACTTTGCCGATGCGGCCGCCTTTTTTGAGATACTCCAGTGTACTCAGAACAAAGTAGACCGAGAGTCTGTCTCTGACACTGCTGACTAGGTTGCACACAGCTTCAAAGTTCATTTTCGCCTGAACAGCTCTTGCGGCTTCCATAACAATAAAGCCCAGTCCCATCGAGATCGATTTTGAATCAATAACTTTCACAGTCATGCCATCAATTTGCTCAGCTACAGTTTCGATCATTTGGCCGGTACCGCTTAAACCGGACGACAGATGAATTACCAGCACATGTGTGTAGCCCTGTTCTTTCATGCTTAAAAGCAGCGATTCTGCGTCCTGCGGGCTTGGCAGTGAGGTAGTTGGTACTTCTTGTTCTAGATGTGCGTAAACAGCTTCAGCGGTGATGTCAACGCCATCGCGATACTCTCTTCCCTGATACAAAATCCTCAGCGGCAGCACTTTAATGCCGAGCTTATTCAAAAACTCACGGGGAATATCACAGGTGCTGTCAGTAATAATGCCGATTTTTTCTTTCACGGCGTCACCTCTTTCTAAAAAACCAAAAGGTTATTCGCTTAATAATACCATTATCCTTCCGTAAATACAAGAA
The DNA window shown above is from Bacillota bacterium and carries:
- a CDS encoding subtype I-C CRISPR-associated endonuclease Cas1 translates to MEELRPYLVDRLTLSLINTRQLDAKDFVIKESGGVLLTDDGRKKVIDAWQTRKQQQIMHPYFQERIAIGLLPYAQAMLLARCIRGDIEAYPPFLIK
- the cas2 gene encoding CRISPR-associated endonuclease Cas2; this encodes MLVLVTYDVNTENAEGRRRLRLVAKTCVDFGQRVQNSVFECLVDPVQFAQLRKRLESIIDQEKDSLRYYYLGSNWKRRVEHIGAKDTFDPEGTLTI
- a CDS encoding pectate lyase, producing MRAKASVAVLVICMLFFSGCLVKTPSSDEDIVIEEVRAFPGAEGFGADATGGRGGKVYIVTSLNDSGPGSLREAVEARGPRIVVFDVSGIIELRSPLRIRNGDLTIAGQTSPEGVTLTNYSFEVRAENVIIRHLRIRLGDAKRQEVDAVLIRDSKNVILDHITASWGVDETLSIVDSDLVTVQWSIVSEALNNSFHSKGAHGYGSLIRGKAGERISIHHNLYAHNRGRNPRPGNYTNRFADPVGLLVDFRNNVIYNWGGGSAGNNEDEDTITKYNFIGNYYKRGPNSSKTSIAFQENAPYAQAYWEGNAMNGSVPSDQWSLVAGRGVSSPTYIKHDLPLPVEPVTTHTAHEAYDLVLAGAGAFPRDAIDYRVVDSVHRSSGRIIDKPTDVVSKWPQVQPVKSRVLDFDRTDKNSNGIPDWWEKEHGVKNGNHNQVMKSGYSAIEEYINWVADELLK
- a CDS encoding DegV family protein → MKEKIGIITDSTCDIPREFLNKLGIKVLPLRILYQGREYRDGVDITAEAVYAHLEQEVPTTSLPSPQDAESLLLSMKEQGYTHVLVIHLSSGLSGTGQMIETVAEQIDGMTVKVIDSKSISMGLGFIVMEAARAVQAKMNFEAVCNLVSSVRDRLSVYFVLSTLEYLKKGGRIGKVSGTIGELLQLKPIITVNKEGIYTTFAKVRGKKQALDRLVGIAKEHISKAASQIAVCYGGAQEEAAYIIKQIGQLANVKELITSSVSPVIGVHTGPGTVGFAVLESN